CTTCTTCTTTGTGCTGCTTCCACTACTCGAGCTAGTTCGCTCGATCACTTTTGCTCGCGGCGGCCAGGCGTGCGCCAcgaggggcggccggaggagggagggaggggtcGAGATGCATCAGATAGGGAGCGGCATGTACGTGTCCGGCCGGGCGCCGGACAGGAAGCGGGAGCGGCATCTGTCGTCGGGGTCGGTGGCCACGCCGCCGTACACCGGCGGGGATCTGTCGCGGTCCGGCGAGCTGGGCCGGATGTTCGACGTCGCCTCCTCGGCGTGGCAGTCGCAGGCGCCGtccccggcctcctcctctcgcCGCAGCTCCGGGCACCTGCCGCTGCCGCCCCGACCTGCCCCGTCGCCGTCGGCGTCCGGGCCGCTGTCGCAGCTCTCGCACTCGGGCCTCCTCGTGGGCCCGTCGCCTCCCGCCGCGCCTTCGCCTTCGCCGGCGCGCGGAGGGTCGTGGAGGAAGGCGAGCAGGAGGCGCGCGGCCGCCATGGAGGAGGCGGCGCCCGTCGTGGCCCGCGGGAGCACGAGGCTCGGCGTCCCGTTCGCGTGCTACGTGCTGGTGCTCGTGGCCGCCGCGGCCGGGGTCGGCGCCGGGCTGTTCTTCCTCGTGGCGTGGCGCCGGTGGGAGGTGctcgcggcggcgggcggcgccgtgGCGGCTGCCGCGGCCGTGCTCTCCTGGAACTTTCTGCGGTgcgcggcggaggcggagcgGTTCTTCCGGCTGTCCCCCGACACGGTGTTCGAGCAGGGGGACATGCCCATCGGCGAGCTCGTCAAGATCACCGGGGTGAGCCGCCGCGCCTCATACTCCTCTCTTTTGCTCACGTGCAAAATTCCTTATCGCTACGTTGGTCAATGATCAGACGCCGTTTCTTCACTTGTTTAGCAAGAATTTGCATGCCGATTTAATTGCTTATGCCAATCGTAATCGAATATAGCTCGAGCGTGCCACAGTTCAGCTTTCAGAGGCGTCTGCTGAAGCTTAGCTCGGCAGCAAGCGACGCATATGCCAATCTAACCCGGCAGCCCAAACTGCTGGAGCTGCTTTGCTTGCATATGGTAAGCGTCAGAGGCTGTCAAAAACGGGTTTAAGCAACATGTGGTGGTCAATGGCTTCCCTGCCATGCATTACCTCTGGTGGAACACAAGCTACGCACCAGACCACTTTTGCTTCACCAAGGCACTGCATGCGTCGCTAATTACCTCTGCAAGCAACAATGACCAGCCAAAGATAATTGCAGACACAAAAAGGCTGAACATTACACCGTGTCAGGCTGTCagcgtgcgtgtgcgtgtggtTACTGAAGCTATTCTCTGACGCTGTGTCGTGCTTTGCATTGCAGCA
This sequence is a window from Aegilops tauschii subsp. strangulata cultivar AL8/78 chromosome 7, Aet v6.0, whole genome shotgun sequence. Protein-coding genes within it:
- the LOC109779094 gene encoding uncharacterized membrane protein At1g16860 yields the protein MHQIGSGMYVSGRAPDRKRERHLSSGSVATPPYTGGDLSRSGELGRMFDVASSAWQSQAPSPASSSRRSSGHLPLPPRPAPSPSASGPLSQLSHSGLLVGPSPPAAPSPSPARGGSWRKASRRRAAAMEEAAPVVARGSTRLGVPFACYVLVLVAAAAGVGAGLFFLVAWRRWEVLAAAGGAVAAAAAVLSWNFLRCAAEAERFFRLSPDTVFEQGDMPIGELVKITGQVTCGRVPVGACFHDAARCVFTSVRMYGRRGWAWACCCSRWQLRHSEARSTNFYISDRNSGRRFYVRAGEGAKITWMINRKTISFDGGDGKGKGASRSLKSWAASSGVSCDGAVRVEEGFIREGDTASVIGVLKRHHAFDVVDAPDGVVASSCQPARCMFPVLVEGLVLIGSDDPDEGVYMV